A genomic region of Gossypium hirsutum isolate 1008001.06 chromosome D01, Gossypium_hirsutum_v2.1, whole genome shotgun sequence contains the following coding sequences:
- the LOC107928209 gene encoding pentatricopeptide repeat-containing protein At4g33170, with translation MNFQKPCTFAKLMPRLKDSKSLAKIIQNLAQTRQLLQGKQLHSQLISSGYPLCTFLTNHLLNMYSKCGQLDYSVKLFDKMSQRNLVSWTAMVTGFSQNLHYFEAISTFCEMRIAGENPTQFAFSSVIKACASVGLVEFGEEIHCLALKFGFGSDIFVVSNLVDMYSKCGVMVNAYNVFQEMECKDEVLWTALIDGYAKNGPFEDALSAYKNMVKEGIGIDKFVLCSTLAACAALKALNFGKCLHSVMLKKGFELEISVGNALTDMYSKVGDMESASNVFGIDSDCRNIVACSSLIDGYVEMDRIKDALSVYVRLRRQGIEPNEFTFSSLIKACSSQATLEQGTQLHAEVIKFNFDCNPFVSSVLVDMYGKCGLLDDSIRVFDEIENATEFAWNSMLSVFAQHGLGKDAIQLFNRMKNEGVEPNAITFVSLLRGCSHSGLVEEGLSFFKAMEKIYGVVPREEHYSCVIDLLGRAGQLKEAEDFINKMPFETNAFGWCSFLGACKIHGDKERGKLAAEKLMQLEPENSGAPVLLSNIYAKEQQWEDVRTLRKMMQDFNVKKLPGYSWVDVGNKTHIFGVEDWSHPQMKAIYDKLNALSGQIKVAGYVPCTDSIPLDVDVSVKEKILQHHSERLAIAFALISIPSGKPIIVKKNLRVCSDCHSAIKYISKVIGRKIIVRDNSRFHHFSNGLCSCGDFW, from the coding sequence ATGAACTTTCAAAAGCCATGCACTTTTGCCAAGCTCATGCCGAGACTAAAGGACTCAAAATCCTTagcaaaaataattcaaaacttaGCCCAAACTAGACAATTACTTCAAGGAAAACAACTTCATTCTCAGCTGATCTCATCTGGGTATCCATTATGCACTTTTTTAACCAACCATCTTCTTAACATGTACTCAAAATGTGGTCAATTAGATTACTCAGTTAAACTGTTTGATAAAATGTCTCAAAGAAACTTAGTTTCTTGGACTGCTATGGTTACTGGGTTTTCTCAGAATTTACATTATTTTGAAGCCATATCTACTTTTTGTGAAATGAGAATTGCTGGGGAAAATCCGACCCAGTTTGCTTTTTCGAGTGTTATTAAGGCTTGTGCTTCCGTTGGGTTGGTTGAGTTTGGGGAGGAAATTCATTGCCTCGCATTGAAATTTGGGTTTGGGTCTGATATTTTTGTTGTTAGCAATTTGGTTGACATGTATTCAAAGTGTGGAGTTATGGTTAATGCTTATAATGTTTTCCAAGAAATGGAGTGTAAAGATGAGGTCTTGTGGACTGCTTTGATTGATGGATATGCAAAGAATGGTCCTTTCGAGGATGCATTGTCAGCTTATAAGAATATGGTTAAAGAGGGAATTGGTATTGATAAGTTTGTTCTTTGTAGCACTTTAGCTGCTTGTGCAGCATTAAAGGCTTTAAATTTTGGGAAATGTCTCCATTCAGTTATGTTGAAGAAGGGATTTGAGTTGGAGATTTCAGTGGGAAATGCTCTTACTGATATGTACTCAAAAGTGGGAGATATGGAAAGCGCCTCAAATGTGTTTGGAATTGACTCTGATTGTAGAAATATTGTGGCTTGTTCTTCATTGATTGATGGATATGTTGAAATGGATCGAATAAAGGATGCTTTAAGTGTTTATGTTCGGCTCCGGAGGCAAGGAATTGAACCTAATGAATTCACTTTCTCGAGCTTGATCAAGGCTTGTTCCAGTCAAGCTACACTTGAGCAAGGTACACAGCTTCATGCTGAAGtgattaaattcaattttgaTTGTAACCCTTTTGTTTCTTCGGTTCTTGTTGATATGTACGGAAAATGCGGGTTGCTTGATGActctattcgagtatttgatgagaTTGAAAATGCCACTGAATTTGCATGGAATTCAATGTTAAGTGTGTTTGCTCAGCATGGTTTAGGAAAAGATGCTATTCAACTATTTAACAGGATGAAGAACGAAGGAGTGGAACCAAATGCGATAACATTTGTCAGTCTTCTAAGAGGCTGTAGTCATTCTGGTTTAGTGGAGGAAGGGTTAAGCTTTTTTAAAGCTATGGAGAAGATTTATGGAGTTGTGCCTAGAGAAGAGCATTATTCCTGTGTTATTGACTTACTTGGTCGTGCCGGACAGCTTAAAGAAGCTGAAGATTTTATAAACAAGATGCCATTTGAAACAAATGCTTTTGGATGGTGTTCTTTCCTTGGAGCTTGCAAAATCCATGGTGATAAAGAAAGAGGTAAACTTGCAGCTGAAAAATTGATGCAACTTGAACCTGAAAATAGTGGAGCTCCTGTTTTGCTTTCAAATATTTATGCTAAGGAGCAACAATGGGAAGATGTGAGAACATTGAGGAAGATGATGCAAGATTTTAATGTTAAGAAACTACCAGGTTATAGCTGGGTTGATGTTGGAAACAAAACCCATATTTTTGGTGTTGAAGACTGGTCTCATCCTCAAATGAAAGCAATTTATGATAAGCTTAATGCTCTTTCGGGTCAGATAAAGGTGGCCGGATATGTCCCTTGCACAGATTCCATTCCCTTAGATGTGGATGTTAGTGTTAAAGAGAAGATACTTCAACATCACAGTGAGAGACTTGCCATTGCATTTGCACTAATAAGCATTCCAAGTGGGAAGCCAATTATTGTAAAGAAAAATTTAAGGGTCTGCTCGGATTGTCACTCTGCAATTAAGTACATATCAAAGGTGATTGGAAGAAAAATTATTGTCAGGGACAACAGTAGATTCCATCATTTCTCAAATGGATTGTGTTCTTGTGGAGATTTTTGGTAA
- the LOC107928210 gene encoding cell division protein FtsZ homolog 2-1, chloroplastic isoform X1 — MATASDIRPMGVLNVLGGRVLLENPTGRLSCLKLCDGKIGFSSAGLRSIMPHLRCSTNSHGVSLYQNKDRFLNLHHEVPMLRGEGNKMITNPRKESSSGSVTEILGDMNGSNNNNEAKIKVIGVGGGGSNAVNRMIESEMQGVEFWIVNTDVQAMKMSPIFPERRLQIGQELTRGLGAGGNPEIGMNAAKESKESIEEALYGADMVFVTAGMGGGTGTGGAPVIAGLAKSMGILTVGIATTPFSFEGRRRTVQAQEGIAALRENVDTLIVIPNDKLLTAVSPSTPVTEAFNLADDILRQGVRGISDIITIPGLVNVDFADVRTIMANAGSSLMGIGTATGKTRARDAALNAIQSPLLDLGIERATGIVWNITGGSDLTLFEVNAAAEVIYDLVDPAANLIFGAVIDPSLSGQVSITLIATGFKNQEGERSQAGRLTQGDTGLGINRRPPFSEGGSVDIPEFLKKKGHSRYPRA, encoded by the exons ATGGCAACTGCTTCTGATATTAGACCAATGGGGGTACTTAATGTTCTTGGAGGGAGAGTGTTATTGGAAAATCCTACAGGTAGACTTAGCTGCCTTAAGCTCTGTGATGGGAAAATTGGGTTTTCAAGTGCCGGCCTAAGGTCTATCATGCCTCATCTTAGATGTTCCACCAATTCTCACGGTGTCAGTCTGTATCAAAACAAAGACCGTTTTCTAAACCTACATCATGAAGTTCCAATGCTTAGAGGTGAAGGGAACAAAATGATAACCAATCCAAGAAAAGAGAGTTCTAGTGGAAGTGTCACCGAGATCTTAGGAGACATGAATGGTTCAAATAATAACAATGAAGCTAAGATCAAAGTTATCGGTGTTGGTGGTGGTGGGTCAAATGCTGTTAATCGTATGATAGAGAGCGAAATGCAGGGTGTAGAGTTTTGGATCGTTAACACTGATGTTCAAGCTATGAAAATGTCACCTATCTTCCCCGAGCGTCGTTTGCAAATCGGTCAGGAGCTAACTAGGGGTCTTGGTGCTGGTGGGAATCCAGAAATTGGCATGAATGCTGCGAAAGAGAGCAAAGAGTCAATAGAAGAGGCTCTTTATGGTGCTGATATGGTTTTTGTAACT GCTGGAATGGGTGGAGGAACTGGAACCGGGGGAGCTCCTGTAATTGCAGGGCTTGCGAAGTCCATGGGTATATTAACTGTCGGTATTGCCACTACCCCTTTTTCTTTTGAAGGAAGACGAAGGACTGTTCAAGCACAGGAAGGAATTGCAGCTCTAAGAGAAAATGTTGACACGCTAATTGTTATTCCAAACGACAAGTTGTTGACTGCAGTTTCCCCATCTACTCCAGTAACAGAAGCATTTAATCTGGCTGATGATATTCTTCGACAAGGTGTTCGTGGTATCTCTGATATAATTACG ATTCCGGGGCTAGTGAATGTGGACTTTGCTGATGTGCGAACTATAATGGCAAATGCTGGTTCTTCACTAATGGGGATAGGAACTGCAACTG GAAAAACAAGGGCAAGAGATGCTGCACTAAATGCAATCCAGTCACCTTTGTTAGATCTTGGTATAGAAAGAGCCACTGGAATCGTGTGGAACATAACTGGTGGAAGTGATCTAACATTGTTTGAG gTCAATGCTGCAGCTGAGGTTATATATGATCTTGTGGATCCTGCTGCCAACTTAATATTTGGAGCAGTGATAGATCCATCACTTAGTGgccaa GTCAGTATAACTCTAATCGCCACGGGATTTAAAAATCAAGAAGGTGAAAGGTCTCAG GCAGGTCGACTAACACAGGGAGATACTGGTCTTGGAATTAATCGGCGGCCTCCTTTCAGTGAAGGTGGTTCAGTGGACATCCCTGAGTTCCTGAAGAAGAAAGGCCATTCACGCTATCCGAGAGCTTGA
- the LOC107928210 gene encoding cell division protein FtsZ homolog 2-1, chloroplastic isoform X2 gives MATASDIRPMGVLNVLGGRVLLENPTGRLSCLKLCDGKIGFSSAGLRSIMPHLRCSTNSHGVSLYQNKDRFLNLHHEVPMLRGEGNKMITNPRKESSSGSVTEILGDMNGSNNNNEAKIKVIGVGGGGSNAVNRMIESEMQGVEFWIVNTDVQAMKMSPIFPERRLQIGQELTRGLGAGGNPEIGMNAAKESKESIEEALYGADMVFVTAGMGGGTGTGGAPVIAGLAKSMGILTVGIATTPFSFEGRRRTVQAQEGIAALRENVDTLIVIPNDKLLTAVSPSTPVTEAFNLADDILRQGVRGISDIITIPGLVNVDFADVRTIMANAGSSLMGIGTATGKTRARDAALNAIQSPLLDLGIERATGIVWNITGGSDLTLFEVNAAAEVIYDLVDPAANLIFGAVIDPSLSGQYLSNEIGNGIASLLPWLI, from the exons ATGGCAACTGCTTCTGATATTAGACCAATGGGGGTACTTAATGTTCTTGGAGGGAGAGTGTTATTGGAAAATCCTACAGGTAGACTTAGCTGCCTTAAGCTCTGTGATGGGAAAATTGGGTTTTCAAGTGCCGGCCTAAGGTCTATCATGCCTCATCTTAGATGTTCCACCAATTCTCACGGTGTCAGTCTGTATCAAAACAAAGACCGTTTTCTAAACCTACATCATGAAGTTCCAATGCTTAGAGGTGAAGGGAACAAAATGATAACCAATCCAAGAAAAGAGAGTTCTAGTGGAAGTGTCACCGAGATCTTAGGAGACATGAATGGTTCAAATAATAACAATGAAGCTAAGATCAAAGTTATCGGTGTTGGTGGTGGTGGGTCAAATGCTGTTAATCGTATGATAGAGAGCGAAATGCAGGGTGTAGAGTTTTGGATCGTTAACACTGATGTTCAAGCTATGAAAATGTCACCTATCTTCCCCGAGCGTCGTTTGCAAATCGGTCAGGAGCTAACTAGGGGTCTTGGTGCTGGTGGGAATCCAGAAATTGGCATGAATGCTGCGAAAGAGAGCAAAGAGTCAATAGAAGAGGCTCTTTATGGTGCTGATATGGTTTTTGTAACT GCTGGAATGGGTGGAGGAACTGGAACCGGGGGAGCTCCTGTAATTGCAGGGCTTGCGAAGTCCATGGGTATATTAACTGTCGGTATTGCCACTACCCCTTTTTCTTTTGAAGGAAGACGAAGGACTGTTCAAGCACAGGAAGGAATTGCAGCTCTAAGAGAAAATGTTGACACGCTAATTGTTATTCCAAACGACAAGTTGTTGACTGCAGTTTCCCCATCTACTCCAGTAACAGAAGCATTTAATCTGGCTGATGATATTCTTCGACAAGGTGTTCGTGGTATCTCTGATATAATTACG ATTCCGGGGCTAGTGAATGTGGACTTTGCTGATGTGCGAACTATAATGGCAAATGCTGGTTCTTCACTAATGGGGATAGGAACTGCAACTG GAAAAACAAGGGCAAGAGATGCTGCACTAAATGCAATCCAGTCACCTTTGTTAGATCTTGGTATAGAAAGAGCCACTGGAATCGTGTGGAACATAACTGGTGGAAGTGATCTAACATTGTTTGAG gTCAATGCTGCAGCTGAGGTTATATATGATCTTGTGGATCCTGCTGCCAACTTAATATTTGGAGCAGTGATAGATCCATCACTTAGTGgccaa TATCTCAGCAATGAGATTGGCAATGGGATTGCATCTCTGCTACCCTGGCTTATTTAG
- the LOC107928148 gene encoding protein ABSCISIC ACID-INSENSITIVE 5, producing MVVEDSEVGEVESTLKEVDQQLKNHPLSALGRQSSIYSLTLDEFQHTLCGKNFGSMNMDEFLTSIWNAEENQATNSINNNHHNNGVNEQVSNHVNLSLNETASSKGVARQSSLPRQGSLSLPAPLCRKTVDEVWSEIHKVQQGQGQSNNSNVQNAENTSTRQPTFGEMTLEDFLVKAGVVREPCVPPAVPPHSQHQQQFGLHQASNNPAVGPSFVPRPIMGMGGSGGFGGSTYQTMPPSGVLGDSSRYLNDGKGGGGYQPAAAPPSTAICYNGKVGAAGGFGPGQAMGVVSPISPVSPDGICTNQVDNAATQFGIEIGGLRGRKRIIDGPIEKVVERRQRRMIKNRESAARSRARKQAYTVELEAELNQLKQENTHLKQALVELERKRKQQYFEEWSMKTQTKAQKAKEKLRVMRRNLSGPL from the exons ATGGTGGTTGAGGACTCTGAGGTTGGCGAGGTCGAGTCCACATTGAAGGAGGTGGACCAGCAGCTAAAGAATCATCCATTATCGGCCCTTGGAAGACAATCCTCAATCTATTCCCTCACTCTCGATGAATTCCAGCACACGCTATGTGGGAAGAACTTTGGGTCGATGAACATGGACGAGTTCCTTACCAGCATTTGGAATGCTGAAGAAAACCAAGCTACAAACTCCATTAATAACAATCATCACAACAATGGTGTAAATGAACAGGTTAGCAACCATGTTAACTTATCTTTGAATGAAACAGCAAGCAGTAAAGGTGTAGCTAGGCAGTCTAGCTTGCCTCGACAAGGCTCGCTTTCACTTCCGGCACCATTGTGTCGGAAAACTGTTGATGAAGTTTGGTCTGAGATACATAAAGTGCAGCAAGGACAAGGACAGAGTAACAATAGCAATGTGCAGAATGCTGAGAATACTAGTACTCGACAACCGACTTTTGGGGAAATGACCTTGGAGGATTTCTTGGTTAAGGCAGGTGTAGTTCGGGAACCATGCGTACCACCGGCAGTACCGCCGCATTCGCAACATCAACAACAGTTCGGGTTGCATCAGGCTAGCAATAACCCTGCAGTGGGTCCGAGTTTTGTTCCCAGGCCAATTATGGGAATGGGTGGCAGTGGTGGCTTTGGTGGGAGTACATATCAAACAATGCCTCCAAGTGGAGTCCTTGGTGATTCATCACGCTATCTTAATGATGGTAAGGGGGGTGGCGGCTACCAGCCAGCTGCTGCCCCACCGTCAACAGCCATCTGTTATAACGGAAAAGTAGGTGCAGCTGGTGGCTTTGGACCGGGACAGGCAATGGGAGTGGTATCACCAATAAGTCCGGTATCACCAGATGGGATATGTACCAATCAAGTTGATAATGCAGCCACTCAATTCGGGATAGAGATAGGTGGACTACGAGGAAGGAAAAGAATCATTGATGGTCCAATAGAAAAAGTAGTCGAGAGAAGGCAACGCAGGATGATTAAGAATAGGGAATCAGCTGCAAGGTCTAGAGCTAGAAAACAG GCATATACAGTTGAGCTAGAAGCAGAATTGAACCAATTGAAACAAGAGAATACTCACCTCAAGCAGGCTTTG GTGGAACTCGAGAGGAAAAGAAAGCAACAG TACTTTGAGGAATGGTCAATGAAAACACAAACCAAAGCCCAGAAAGCTAAAGAGAAACTAAGGGTAATGAGAAGAAATCTAAGTGGTCCATTATGA